Proteins from a single region of Bradyrhizobium diazoefficiens:
- the yghU gene encoding glutathione-dependent disulfide-bond oxidoreductase, with protein sequence MTDAPAYVPPKVWTWNKENGGQFASINRPIAGPTHDKELPVGKHPFQLYSLATPNGVKVTVMLEELLALGHKGAEYDAWLIKIGNGEQFGSGFVEINPNSKIPALMDRSGPEPIRVFESGSILLYLAEKFGAFLPRDIKARTEAISWLFWQMGSAPYLGGGFGHFYAYAPFKIEYAIDRFAMEVKRQLDVLDRRLADNEYLAGKEYTIADMAVWPWYGALAKGLVYGAGEFLSVQDYKNVQRWTDEIAKRPAVKRGRMVNRVSGDPASQLHERHDASDFETRTQDKIGEPAAS encoded by the coding sequence ATGACCGACGCCCCCGCCTACGTGCCGCCCAAAGTCTGGACCTGGAATAAGGAGAACGGCGGCCAGTTCGCCAGCATCAACCGGCCGATCGCCGGCCCCACCCACGACAAGGAGCTGCCGGTCGGCAAGCATCCGTTCCAGCTCTACTCGTTGGCGACGCCGAACGGGGTGAAGGTCACGGTGATGCTGGAAGAGCTGCTAGCGCTCGGTCACAAAGGTGCCGAATACGATGCCTGGCTGATCAAGATCGGTAATGGCGAGCAGTTCGGCAGCGGTTTTGTCGAGATCAATCCGAACTCGAAAATCCCGGCGCTGATGGATCGCTCGGGTCCGGAGCCGATCCGGGTGTTCGAGTCCGGCTCGATCCTGCTCTACCTCGCCGAAAAATTCGGCGCTTTCCTGCCCAGGGACATCAAGGCCCGCACCGAAGCGATATCCTGGCTGTTCTGGCAGATGGGCAGTGCGCCCTATCTGGGCGGCGGCTTCGGCCACTTCTATGCCTATGCGCCGTTCAAGATCGAATACGCCATTGACCGCTTCGCAATGGAGGTCAAGCGCCAGCTCGACGTGCTCGACCGGCGGCTTGCGGACAACGAATATCTCGCGGGCAAAGAGTACACCATTGCCGACATGGCCGTGTGGCCCTGGTACGGCGCGCTCGCCAAGGGGCTGGTCTATGGCGCCGGCGAATTTCTGTCGGTGCAGGACTACAAGAATGTGCAGCGCTGGACCGACGAGATCGCCAAGCGCCCCGCCGTCAAGCGCGGCCGGATGGTCAACCGCGTCTCCGGCGATCCCGCCAGCCAGCTCCACGAGCGCCATGACGCCAGCGATTTCGAGACCAGGACGCAGGACAAGATCGGCGAGCCGGCTGCGTCATAG
- a CDS encoding acetyl-CoA acetyltransferase yields the protein MTNSPASEHRIPVIVGIGEIVDRPKEITDGLEPLDLLEQALRRAEADAGAKLLGEVQSLDVVNFLSWRYRDPEKLLAGRLGIQPAHCHYGPVGGETPIRYIHEAAKRIARGECAVAAVCGAEAQSTATKAGRAGIKLPWTPFAHDVAEPKRGAAFQKPLAMQLGVFRPVTVYPFYEAASSAHWGQTPREAMAESGTLWSRYSEAAAQNPNAWLKRHYAPEEITTPTADNRLIAWPYNKLMVANPSVNMGGALLLTSLGNARAAGIAEDRLVYPFGGASAEEPPDYLLRDQFYQSHPQNAVLKAAMDLAGGDGKRFDAIELYSCFPCVPKMARRTLGLSADVQPTVTGGLTFFGAPLNTYMTHAACAMVRRVRNGAKLGLLYGQGGFVTKHHALVVAKAAPREALMQETSVQGEADRNKRAVPEFVTEASGNGKVESFTVLYGRGGDVEHGVVMLRTADGRRTLARIPASDSATLAHLLNMDRTPVGSLGEITMAVDGVPEWRAA from the coding sequence ATGACCAACTCCCCTGCCTCCGAACACCGCATCCCCGTCATCGTCGGCATCGGCGAGATCGTCGACCGCCCGAAAGAAATCACCGACGGGCTCGAGCCGCTCGATCTGCTGGAACAGGCGCTGCGGCGAGCTGAGGCTGACGCCGGTGCAAAGCTGCTCGGCGAGGTGCAATCGCTCGACGTTGTCAACTTCCTGAGCTGGCGCTATCGCGATCCGGAGAAGCTTTTGGCGGGGCGCCTCGGAATCCAACCTGCGCATTGCCATTACGGTCCAGTCGGCGGCGAGACCCCGATCCGCTACATCCACGAGGCTGCAAAGCGCATCGCGCGCGGCGAATGCGCCGTGGCGGCGGTCTGCGGCGCCGAAGCGCAGTCGACTGCGACCAAGGCCGGGCGCGCTGGCATAAAGCTGCCATGGACACCATTTGCCCACGATGTCGCAGAGCCGAAGCGCGGTGCGGCGTTTCAGAAGCCACTGGCCATGCAACTCGGCGTGTTCCGCCCCGTCACGGTCTATCCGTTCTACGAAGCGGCCTCCTCCGCGCATTGGGGCCAGACGCCGCGTGAAGCGATGGCGGAGTCCGGCACGCTGTGGTCGCGCTATTCGGAAGCCGCCGCGCAGAATCCGAACGCCTGGTTGAAGCGGCACTATGCGCCGGAGGAGATCACGACGCCGACCGCGGACAACCGCTTGATCGCCTGGCCGTACAACAAGCTCATGGTGGCCAATCCAAGCGTCAACATGGGCGGCGCGCTATTGCTCACCAGCCTTGGCAACGCGCGCGCGGCCGGCATCGCGGAAGACAGGCTGGTCTACCCGTTCGGCGGCGCCTCGGCCGAGGAGCCGCCCGATTATCTCTTGCGCGACCAGTTTTACCAGAGCCATCCGCAGAATGCGGTGCTGAAGGCCGCGATGGACCTCGCCGGCGGCGACGGCAAAAGGTTCGACGCGATCGAGCTTTATAGCTGCTTTCCCTGCGTGCCCAAGATGGCGCGCCGGACGCTGGGTTTGAGCGCCGACGTGCAGCCCACAGTGACCGGCGGTCTCACCTTCTTCGGCGCGCCGCTCAACACCTACATGACGCATGCCGCCTGCGCCATGGTGCGCCGGGTGCGCAACGGCGCCAAGCTCGGCCTGCTCTACGGCCAAGGCGGCTTCGTCACCAAGCACCACGCGCTGGTGGTCGCGAAGGCGGCACCGCGCGAGGCGCTAATGCAGGAGACGAGCGTGCAAGGCGAGGCCGACCGTAACAAGCGCGCAGTGCCGGAGTTCGTGACGGAAGCTTCAGGCAACGGGAAGGTCGAGAGCTTTACGGTGCTCTACGGTCGTGGCGGCGATGTCGAGCACGGCGTGGTGATGCTGCGCACGGCGGATGGCCGGCGCACGCTGGCGCGCATTCCGGCGAGCGACAGCGCGACGCTGGCGCATTTGCTCAATATGGACCGTACGCCGGTCGGCTCACTCGGCGAGATCACGATGGCCGTCGATGGCGTGCCGGAGTGGCGAGCGGCCTAA
- a CDS encoding nitronate monooxygenase, which yields MKSPICDMLGIEFPLLAFSHCRDVVAAVSRAGGFGVLGATVHTPDTLERELKWIDDHVDGKPYGIDVLIPENISTSGEKDVTWKSLEARVPKEHREYTSDLLKKYDIELTTTDMADNQPQPFDAKTALELLEISFNHPIRLIANALGVPPKAMIEMGRKHNVPVAALVGAKEHALRQVAAGIDILVVQGTEAGGHCGEVSTLVLVPEVIKAIKKVRDVPVLAAGGIMTGRQMAACMAMGAAGAWTGSVWLATVESETSEIFREKMIAASSRDAIRSKGRTGKPARQLRSVWTDAWDRAPESPGALPMPLQSIISRDAFDSIDRAAASGNAKARDLVSYFVGQGVGLIDSVKSAGAVVQEFKEEFAEAVEHMNALLAE from the coding sequence ATGAAATCGCCGATCTGCGACATGCTGGGCATCGAGTTCCCGCTGCTCGCCTTCAGCCATTGTCGCGATGTCGTTGCGGCCGTGAGCCGTGCCGGCGGTTTCGGCGTGCTCGGTGCCACCGTGCACACGCCCGATACGCTCGAGCGCGAGCTGAAATGGATCGACGATCACGTCGACGGCAAGCCCTATGGCATCGACGTGCTGATCCCCGAAAACATCTCCACATCAGGCGAGAAGGACGTCACCTGGAAGAGCCTGGAAGCGCGCGTGCCGAAGGAGCACCGCGAGTACACCAGCGACCTCCTGAAGAAGTACGATATCGAGCTGACGACAACCGATATGGCCGATAACCAGCCGCAGCCATTCGATGCGAAGACGGCACTGGAGCTGCTGGAAATCTCCTTCAATCATCCGATCCGCCTGATCGCGAATGCGCTCGGCGTACCGCCGAAGGCCATGATCGAGATGGGCAGGAAGCACAACGTGCCGGTCGCGGCCCTCGTCGGCGCCAAGGAGCACGCGTTGCGCCAGGTCGCAGCCGGTATCGATATTCTCGTGGTGCAGGGCACCGAGGCCGGCGGCCATTGCGGCGAGGTCTCGACCCTGGTGCTGGTGCCGGAGGTGATCAAGGCGATCAAGAAGGTCCGCGACGTGCCGGTGCTGGCGGCTGGCGGCATCATGACGGGGCGGCAGATGGCGGCCTGCATGGCGATGGGCGCAGCCGGCGCCTGGACCGGTTCGGTGTGGCTGGCGACAGTCGAATCCGAGACCAGCGAGATCTTTCGCGAGAAGATGATTGCCGCGTCCTCGCGCGATGCGATCCGCTCGAAGGGCCGCACCGGAAAACCGGCGCGGCAGCTCCGCTCGGTCTGGACCGATGCCTGGGACCGCGCGCCGGAAAGCCCGGGCGCGCTGCCAATGCCGCTGCAGAGCATCATCAGCCGCGACGCCTTCGATTCGATCGATCGCGCCGCCGCGAGCGGCAACGCCAAGGCGCGCGATCTCGTCAGCTATTTCGTCGGCCAGGGCGTCGGCCTGATCGACAGCGTGAAATCGGCCGGCGCCGTGGTGCAGGAGTTCAAGGAGGAGTTCGCCGAAGCCGTCGAGCACATGAATGCGCTGCTGGCGGAGTAG